TCTTCAAGCTTCTATAAATGATTCCTATTCACAAAGGCTTCTTTACTCGTTCTTCTTCTCCTCTATTCTGATccattgtttatttttcatgatgaaGTTCCATGGTGCAAGGCCCTATCAGCGGTGGCGGTTGGCTTTCATAGCTATCTACTTCACCAAGGTTCTTGATTCTTTGACTAAAAAGATTTTTGAGAAGAACATCCCACTGTTGGGCCCTGCGATACTACGATCTCCATCTTTTATTTCCATTGATGTTCAAGATGTCCTTAAAAGTGATTCAAATGATCACGTGCCCTTCTTCAATATTGACCAGAAGATGCTGACTGAAACGGTGAGAGACAAGGACTTTGAACGCTTGCATCAATTCGGAGGAATTAAACAGCTTGTAGCGGTTCTTAAGACTGATGAAAAGGACGGTATCGATGGCCATGAGGCTGATCTTAAGCACCGAAGAGAAGTCTTTGGATCCAATCAGTACAGGAGGCCGCCCAAGAAGAGTTTCTTCAGTTTTGTTGTTGAAGCATTCAAGGACACCATCATTATTATACTTATGGTATGTGCAATCCTATCTCTTGGCTTTGGAATCAAACAGGAAGGCATTAAAGAAGGGTGGTATGATGGGGGCAGTATTGTTATTGCCATCTTTTTAGTTGTTATCGTCTCCTCTGTAAGTAATTTCAGGCAATCAAGACAGTTTCAAAAGCTTTCGAGTGAGACTAGTGACATAAAAGTGCAGGTGGTGAGACAAGGGAGGAGGCAACCCGTGTCCATCTTCCAACTTGTAGTGGGGGATATTGTGTGTTTGAATATCGGGGATCAGGTTCCTGCTGATGGGTTGTTCATGGAGGGTCACTCCCTGAAGGTGGATGAATCTAGCATGACTGGCGAAAGCGACCATGTTGAGATCAATGATAAAGATAATCCATTCTTGTTCTCTGGCACCAAGGTATCGGACGGATTTGGTACAATGCTTGTCACTTCGGTAGGGATGAACACGGCATGGGGTGAGATGATGAGCTCTATTCGTCGTGAATTGGACGAGCAGACTCCGTTGCAAGCTCGTCTCGACAAGCTGGCTTCAACCATAGGGAAGCTTGGGTTGGCTGTGGCTCTGATTGTTCTTGTGGTTCTCATCATCCGGTACTTCACTGGAAACACTGAAGATGAAAATGGGATGCAGGAGTTCAATGGCAGCAAGACAAACATCAACGATGTGATGGATGCGGTGGTGCATATCATTTCTGCAGCAGTTACCATTGTGGTGGTGGCGATTCCAGAGGGTTTGCCTTTGGCTGTAACCCTAAGTCTGGCCTATtcaatgaaaagaatgatggcTGATCAAGCCATGGTCAGGAAACTCTCAGCATGTGAAACAATGGGCTCTGCCACAACCATTTGCACAGATAAAACTGGCACCCTCACCTTAAACAAGATGAAGGTCGTTGAGTTTTGGCTTGGGAATGAAGTAATAGAGGATGATACTTACTTGGAAATAGCTCCATCTGTCCTTCAGTTATTGAAACAGGGGGTTGGTCTGAACACGACTGGTAGCGTTTGCAAGCTCCCTTCCACATCAGTTCCAGAGATCTCAGGTAGCCCCACTGAGACAGCAATTCTCACATGGGCTGTGGTAGATTTGGGCATGGACATTGACGAGCAGAAGCAAAGTTGTGAGATTCTCCATGTTGAGGCCTTCAATTCAGAGAAGAAGCGAagtggggttttggtgaggacAATCACTGACCAAACAATTCAAACACATTGGAAGGGAGCTGCTGAGATGATACTAGCCACGTGTTCACACTATTTTGACAAAGGTGGGAAAACAAAACTAATGGATGATGACAAAAGAATGCAGTTTGGAGGAATTATTAGAGACATGGCAGCTAAAAGCCTGCGTTGCATAGCATTTGCCTACAAACAGGTTCTACAAGAAAATGGACAGTCCCATGAGAAGCTTGAAGAAACTGGCATGACCTTGTTGGGGCTAGTAGGCTTGAAGGACCCCTGTCGACCAGGGGTCAGAAGAGCAGTAGAAGATTGTAGAGATGCTGGagtgaaaattaaaatgatcaCTGGAGACAACATTTTTACTGCAAAAGCTATAGCCATGGAATGTGGGATTCTCAAACCTGATGAGGATATGAACAATGCAGTAGTGGAAGGTGTAACATTCAGAAATTTCTCTGATGAAGAGAGGATGGAGAAGATTGACATGATTCGGGTAATGGCCAGATCTtccccatttgacaagcttttGATGGTGCAGAGCTTGAAGCAGAAAGGCCACGTGGTGGCAGTCACAGGTGATGGCACGAATGATGCACCTGCACTCAAAGAAGCAGACATTGGGCTATCCATGGGAATTCAAGGCACAGAAGTTGCAAAAGAGAGCTCAGACATTGTCATCCTGGACGACAACTTCACTTCTGTAGTAACAGTTTTGAGATGGGGAAGATGTGTATATAACAACATTCAAAAGTTCATCCAGTTTCAACTTACAGTCAATGTTGCTGCTCTTGTCATCAACTTTGTTGCTGCAGTTTCTTCTGGTGATGTCCCTCTGACTGCAGTCCAGCTCTTGTGGGTGAACTTGATAATGGATACCTTGGGAGCTTTAGCCTTGGCAACTGAGCGACCCACTAATGATCTCTTGAAGAAGTCACCTGTAGGCCGAACCAAGCCACTTATAAGCAATGTCATGTGGAGGAATCTCATTGCTCAGGCCCTTTATCAGGTAGCTGTCTTGCTGATCCTACAGTTTAAGGGAAAGGATATCTTCAATGTGGATGAGAAGGTTAAGAACACCTTGATTTTCAATACTTTTGTCCTCTGCCAAGTCTTCAATGAGTTCAATGCAAGGCACATGGAGAAGAAGAATGTGTTCAAGGGTATACTTAAGAACAGGTTGTTTCTAGGGATCATCGGGTTTACTATAGTTCTTCAAGTGGTGATGGTTGAGTTCCTGAAGAGGTTTGCCGATACTGTGAGGCTGAATTGGGGGCAATGGGGTGCTTGTATAGCCATTGCATCTTTGTCTTGGCCAATCGCCTGGCTTGTGAAATGCCTTCCAGTTTCTGGCAAACGGTTTCTCATCTTTCCCAAGCCTAGTGTctctaaatcataaaaaaaatagcagTGATCAAATCTCCCAAGAACTAGCCCGTATGTATTTGCTATTTTAGCTTTCATGCATCTTTAGCAGCAGTAGTTTCTCCTAGTATAGAAGTCTTCTCTGAATTTCAGTTAATGCAAATTCTGGATCACAGTATTGATCATACTACAATCATTAGGACTGAAGTTACTTCACAAGAATACAATGTTCTTAATTTTCTAGCTTCAGTCTTTTGTATGCCACAAAATATATGTTGCATGTTTGTGATCATGTCATCAATTTATATCCAATTACATAGCTATCATGGTGAAGAGAAGAGATTCACTGAAAATGCAAATGCAACCTGACTTCTAGAAGCAGTTGAACAGCATCCATCACTAAGGTTTGCACTGTTAGTGTTCCCTACAGAAAGAAGTAGATCTAAGCAGACGGACACCCTATGAAAGGTGATCCACTACAAAAATGTTTATGAAAATGTGGGCCAAGAGTGGCAGTAGAAAGAAACCACATTACTCACAATGAAAGCAATTTGTCTTTGGAGGTATTCCATTGATGTCAAGAAGAAATGGAGTCTAAAGTTGTGGGGCCACAAAAGTgacaaatataaaagaaagacaTTTAGGCTTTGCTTGGAAGTTGAAAAGGAGGGATGGAATAAAAATGTAATGAAAAcatatgaaagaaaagaaaatatgaaggaaaattctccattttctaTTTGGGAAGTAGGAGAGCAGGGGAAATTGTAGAAAAAAACTTTACCAGGGTCAAACTTGTATCTAATCTTCTTTCACCTCTttattcctttccttttcccctTCATTATTCCTTTCCCTCACAGCATCTAAAAACCAAACGTAGCTTCACTGTCCagtataaatattagaaatggtTTATTTCAGATATCCTGACAAATAAGAATAACAGCCAAGGAAAAAGTAAGCTTTGTAACGTCAAAGACCACAGGCAGAGGAGCTTCTTTTTCCTCAAAGTTTATCAGAATCTATTATTTAACAAGAAGCATCCTAAATATCAAGATGTATACCTCTAGGATTATCGACTCTTTTTACTTGTTTCCAAGGAAGAGCTACATAAAAGAATAACATCCCATGTATTGAATTTGTTCAGATTTACACCCTTAATTGCTGCTTTGTGACTTAAGATCTCATCTCTTCTGCCTGGTAAGAGctttttttgatgaaaaaagATCACTGGATTTAATTTGACAGGGGTGCATGAGTTTATAAATATTACTCATACGTAGCATATCAGCAAAAATTTGACTGAGTtctggaaggaaaaaaaagtagcCCTGAACACTAAATAAGCACTAGAGAAACAACCCACTCTGAAAAAGCAACTACAAGGAAATTTTTCCAAAGAAGATATGGATTGGACATGGCAAAGTAACATAAAGTAGCAGTTGCCCTCACTCGGCCAAACAAGCACTGAAAGGAGCTCCATGAATCATTTCAACATAAGGCCCACGTTATCATCACAAACCATGCCTAACATAGGTTTCAAAAGTGATAAAGTAAAATTTCGCTATCATTAATTCATCACCTAAGGCAAACTTCACGTCccattttttttggctttttgagCTACCACTTGTGTAGTGGCTTGTCAACCACAATATGCCAGAGTCATTATTTAtattgagaaaaagaaatggagaaaattCTTCTAACAAACCTATCTTTTCCCAAAGCATGATAATGAGAAGGGGCCCAGAGCCAGAGTAAGTCATTTCTGGCCTTATTTGAACATATCCCAGGCTTACCATTCCAAAGAGAAACAGCCAAAATGGTACAATGCTCTATCTTTAGTTCCTTTGTCCTATGTTTgatgaaaatcaaacaaatacaaTAACCATATTCTTTGTCATTCAATATGGTCCAAGGCCCACAGTTCTGGTGAGAGAGGGGGCTATTCATGCCACCCAAACAGATACGACAAAATATGTGAACAGTAAGTAAAGTGAAGATCAACACCAAAAATACTCTGAATttcaaatgaatgaataaataaataaagagtttCTGCTTCTGAATTTTATTTCTGTTCCATTAACACGTTACATGTAGCTAATGTACCAACAATATTGGCATAGTCCCTGATACAACACTCTTCTAGTAACTTTTTACAAGCCATGCATTTTCAGCAATTTTCCTTTCagattgaaaacaaatttatttggGATCAAACCAGGAACCCCCCATTCCCACTCCTACCCTTTGccacttgagctaggcctcaGAACCTTACTTAATGAGTCCCTTAAAATACTGTCACAAACGAATGGGGTCGAATTCAAATCCATGGGCTGCCTACACACTATGATAATCACTTGTATCTCACAGGGATACACAGAGTCATGGCATGACAACGCCCTACAGAATGGATTATTGGAATCAAAATACAGGGTAAGGTAAGGTTCATTATGTAATCCAAACAAGGCAACCATGGAGTGCCTTCAAACTGAACAAACATTAGCCTCTCCAATCCCCAAATGGTAAGCTAAATTGCAAGTTCCTTTAGCCGCttgtttttcaaaacccaaattCAAATGCGCCTTGGAAGAACCTATTTGAATTCAACCTGACAAGAACCCTAACCCAGCAATAACCCTAGTCCTAAAAATATGGCTATTCCAGCTGAACTATAGAAGACAATAGCAGTGAGAGATAGTAGATACCAATCTAATAGAAACCCAGCAATATTTAACTACTCTTTCACTGAATTTCAATATGAATTCAAAGACAATTACTAATACAAATTGCTCTTTCCCTAATATTCATGGAGCCAAGTTCACACAAAACAATGACATACAAGATACAATTCCAGGTTTCTCTACCCACATATAAGACAATTCTATCATGTGTACTTGTAACGGAAAGGTAATAGAAACAGATAACACCAGAACCAGCACATGGGTGTCGCCTGTATGaagattatattattatatggaAGGAGActggaggagagagagaaatgaaggaatttgaaaagtagggatatatatatatataccttgaTGTCTGCAAGTGCCAATTTGAAATGTACAAAAACCCTATCTATCCATAAAGGAGGGGAGGGGCCCAGAGCCCTAAAACTTTGTCTTGTTTATGGGGCGGCCAAGGGAAGGGACAGTTACGTCCTGCCACTTTCTCCAACTTGGGGGGTGGGGGGCGGGTGGGTTCGGGACTCCCATGGACTGCGACACCGCTCTTTCCTACTCTTGAAAACGCCATTCAACCTCATTTCATACTCCATAGAGTCCATACTCAACTGGGGTTAGGCTTCAATCTGGTCTTCATCTAATCATCAGACGTTCCACCTCCATACTCATCAAGGTCCTGCTTTTGTGTGTGGACTGTGGAATAAGAATCAAAATGGAgataaataattagaaaaaataatttttacaatacAAA
Above is a genomic segment from Vitis riparia cultivar Riparia Gloire de Montpellier isolate 1030 chromosome 14, EGFV_Vit.rip_1.0, whole genome shotgun sequence containing:
- the LOC117929969 gene encoding calcium-transporting ATPase 12, plasma membrane-type-like, whose product is MMKFHGARPYQRWRLAFIAIYFTKVLDSLTKKIFEKNIPLLGPAILRSPSFISIDVQDVLKSDSNDHVPFFNIDQKMLTETVRDKDFERLHQFGGIKQLVAVLKTDEKDGIDGHEADLKHRREVFGSNQYRRPPKKSFFSFVVEAFKDTIIIILMVCAILSLGFGIKQEGIKEGWYDGGSIVIAIFLVVIVSSVSNFRQSRQFQKLSSETSDIKVQVVRQGRRQPVSIFQLVVGDIVCLNIGDQVPADGLFMEGHSLKVDESSMTGESDHVEINDKDNPFLFSGTKVSDGFGTMLVTSVGMNTAWGEMMSSIRRELDEQTPLQARLDKLASTIGKLGLAVALIVLVVLIIRYFTGNTEDENGMQEFNGSKTNINDVMDAVVHIISAAVTIVVVAIPEGLPLAVTLSLAYSMKRMMADQAMVRKLSACETMGSATTICTDKTGTLTLNKMKVVEFWLGNEVIEDDTYLEIAPSVLQLLKQGVGLNTTGSVCKLPSTSVPEISGSPTETAILTWAVVDLGMDIDEQKQSCEILHVEAFNSEKKRSGVLVRTITDQTIQTHWKGAAEMILATCSHYFDKGGKTKLMDDDKRMQFGGIIRDMAAKSLRCIAFAYKQVLQENGQSHEKLEETGMTLLGLVGLKDPCRPGVRRAVEDCRDAGVKIKMITGDNIFTAKAIAMECGILKPDEDMNNAVVEGVTFRNFSDEERMEKIDMIRVMARSSPFDKLLMVQSLKQKGHVVAVTGDGTNDAPALKEADIGLSMGIQGTEVAKESSDIVILDDNFTSVVTVLRWGRCVYNNIQKFIQFQLTVNVAALVINFVAAVSSGDVPLTAVQLLWVNLIMDTLGALALATERPTNDLLKKSPVGRTKPLISNVMWRNLIAQALYQVAVLLILQFKGKDIFNVDEKVKNTLIFNTFVLCQVFNEFNARHMEKKNVFKGILKNRLFLGIIGFTIVLQVVMVEFLKRFADTVRLNWGQWGACIAIASLSWPIAWLVKCLPVSGKRFLIFPKPSVSKS